Proteins from a single region of Hordeum vulgare subsp. vulgare chromosome 6H, MorexV3_pseudomolecules_assembly, whole genome shotgun sequence:
- the LOC123404081 gene encoding F-box/FBD/LRR-repeat protein At3g26920-like — MASTTGKRKGSTCEQGGDGDSQSGKATRSSIPDLPEDILLRIHSMLPMREAARVACVSRAFFHSWRCHPSLIFTKDTIGLKKSACGENFDHKIDRILRNHSGCLKTFNLDYNGTRGFDGTSYFDRWLQIALKPGIEELALVLSETKGKYNFPCSLLSDGVRNSLRYLRLRFCALHPTVELGPLRSLRSLYLWRVSITWNELECLLLNSLSLELLDLISCSEIECLKLPCALQRLSALSVFACDRLKVIESKAPNLSSFCLYGNWLDFSLVETLPIKELDLEQANLIRDARAKLPSLMPNIETLAIQSSSEVVDAPMLPTKFLHLKHLTITVRSGAIVSRAYDYFSLLSFLDASPSLETLILDVSQRRMVHESIFADSQLRHMPEHRHGHLKHVKISGFNSAKCVVELTCYILKNMVSLECLTLDIIFGSRCDDQGDDSWCTPMTDGFLMEIPRALLAIKTYIANKVPSKVKLTVLEPCSKCHAKGLERVLSQS; from the exons ATGGCCTCAACAACGGGTAAAAGGAAGGGGTCGACCTGTGAACAAGGCGGCGATGGCGATTCTCAGTCCGGCAAAGCAACGCGGAGCTCCATCCCAGACCTTCCTGAG GACATATTGTTGCGTATACATTCCATGCTGCCAATGCGTGAAGCTGCTCGTGTTGCTTGCGTATCTCGCGCCTTTTTCCATTCCTGGAGATGCCATCCCAGTCTCATCTTCACCAAGGATACAATTGGCCTGAAAAAAAGCGCGTGTGGAGAGAATTTTGACCACAAGATTGACCGCATCCTCAGGAACCACTCTGGCTGCTTGAAAACATTCAACCTTGACTACAATGGCACGCGCGGGTTCGACGGCACAAGTTATTTCGACCGTTGGCTTCAGATTGCTCTCAAACCAGGGATTGAAGAGCTCGCCCTCGTGCTGTCTGAAACAAAGGGAAAATACAACTTCCCATGCTCGCTGTTATCCGATGGGGTTCGAAACTCACTGCGGTACCTTAGACTCCGATTCTGCGCCCTCCATCCCACAGTTGAACTTGGCCCCTTGAGAAGCCTGAGAAGCCTGTATCTGTGgcgtgtgagcattacatggaatGAGTTGGAGTGCCTTCTTCTCAACTCCCTTTCTTTGGAGCTGTTGGACCTTATTAGTTGCTCTGAGATTGAATGCCTGAAGCTACCTTGTGCCCTGCAACGGCTCAGCGCGCTGAGTGTTTTTGCATGCGACAGGCTGAAAGTGATAGAGAGCAAAGCTCCAAATCTCTCTAGTTTTTGCCTTTACGGAAACTGGCTAGACTTCTCACTTGTGGAAACATTGCCGATAAAGGAACTAGATTTGGAACAGGCAAACCTTATCCGTGATGCCCGTGCCAAGCTGCCATCCCTTATGCCAAATATTGAAACTCTTGCCATACAATCATCGAGTGAG GTGGTTGACGCACCAATGCTGCCTACCAAATTCCTCCACCTTAAGCACCTGACTATCACTGTGAGATCAGGAGCAATTGTTTCCCGCGCATATGACTACTTTTCTCTGCTTTCTTTCCTTGATGCTTCTCCTTCCTTGGAGACTTTGATATTAGAT GTGAGTCAGCGACGTATGGTGCATGAATCGATTTTTGCAGATTCACAACTGAGGCACATGCCTGAACACCGCCATGGCCACCTCAAGCACGTAAAGATCAGTGGTTTCAACTCTGCGAAGTGTGTGGTTGAACTAACATGTTATATTCTCAAGAACATGGTGTCACTTGAGTGTCTTACATTGGACATCATTTTCGGGAGTAGGTGTGATGATCAAGGTGATGACAGTTGGTGTACTCCCATGACGGATGGTTTTCTCATGGAAATTCCTAGGGCACTCTTGGCTATCAAAACATACATTGCGAATAAAGTTCCATCTAAAGTTAAGTTAACGGTTCTGGAGCCTTGCAGCAAATGCCATGCTAAAGGACTAGAGCGGGTATTATCGCAGTCGTGA
- the LOC123404082 gene encoding acylamino-acid-releasing enzyme 2-like isoform X1: MDAMSSEEYASQSKLLQEFTNVPSIGSAWLFKTNNEDRSTAMFSISQPDLLANNKRKCILHSHIVTRATMPVECHWSPFPTEMTGVSVVVPSPSGSKLLVVRNGEKGSRTRLQILNQSHVQKEIHVDQSIHGPLYSDEWFQGISWNQEETFIAYIAEQTPQPKPAFDDIGYRRGGSSEEDCNSWRGQGDWEEDWGETYSRKGRPSLFVLDIASGEVRAARGITKSMSVGQVVWAPPSSRGRQNLLVFVGWLERNGFQSTARKLGIKYCSNRPCSLYAIHSPFEEEPNAEDTSVSGSKSSSASVATNLTPIISSAFFPRFSKDGKLLVFLSSKRAVDSGAHNATDSLHRINWPSDWKADQQLSATDVVPVVMCPQDGCFPGLYCSSMLSDPWLSDHRTMVLTSAWRSTEVILSIDVLSGEVTRITPEDSDHSWSALAISGNNVLSVSSSPIDPPQIRYGRRASTEDHGTHAWVWDEVTSPLTAASNKVKALLSGHKLSILRIPVPNPSVELSDGGQLPFEAIFVSCEDGSQKPTVLILHGGPHSASVSSYSKSSAFLASLGFNLLVVNYRGTLGYGEEALQSLPGKVGSQDVKDCLAALDHTIKEGLVDASKVAVVGISHGGFLTTHLIGQAPERFAAAAARNPVCNLSLMIGTTDIPDWCYAVACGAEARRLASESPPLDHLRILHQKSPIAHISKVKAPLLMLLGGADLRVPASNGLQVRASIAFDMYARALRERGVEIKTIMFPEDTHEIDIPRSDFESFLNMGVWFRKHLKQI; the protein is encoded by the exons ATGGATGCAATGTCATCTGAAGAATATGCTTCGCAGTCGAAGTTGCTGCAAGAATTCACCAATGTCCCTAGCATTGGAAGTGCCTGGCTTTTCAAGACAAACAATG AAGACAGATCCACAGCAATGTTTTCCATTAGCCAACCGGACCTGCTGGCGAACAACAAGAGGAAATGTATTTTGCATTCTCACATTGTGACACGTGCAACCATGCCTGTCGAGTGTCACTGGTCTCCTTTCCCTACTGAAATGACAGGAGTGTCGGTTGTCGTTCCATCCCCTTCGGGGTCGAAGCTTCTTGTGGTGCGGAATGGGGAGAAAGGTTCACGTACAAGACTTCAGATTCTTAATCAATCACATGTGCAGAAAGAGATACATGTTGATCAGTCTATCCATGGTCCACTTTATTCAGATGAGTG GTTTCAGGGGATTTCCTGGAACCAAGAAGAAACTTTCATAGCGTACATCGCTGAACAGACACCTCAACCAAAACCAGCTTTCGACGATATCGGGTATAGGAGAGGAGGCTCTTCTGAAGAAGACTGTAATAGCTGGAGGGGACAGGGGGATTGGGAAGAGGATTGGGGTGAAACTTACTCCAGAAAGGGGAGACCCTCACTGTTTGTTCTTGATATTGCCAG CGGAGAAGTACGTGCTGCTAGAGGCATTACAAAATCAATGAGTGTTGGTCAGGTTGTTTGGGCTCCGCCATCTTCAAGAGGCCGTCAAAATCTTTTGGTCTTTGTCGGATGGTTAGAACGCAACGGGTTTCAGAGCACCGCTAGAAAACTCGGCATCAAGTACTGTTCTAACAGGCCATGTTCTCTCTATGCGATTCATTCCCCTTTTGAAGAAGAACCAAATGCCGAAGACACGTCCGTTAG TggtagtaaatcatcatctgcttCAGTGGCAACTAACTTAACCCCAATCATAAGCAGCGCTTTCTTTCCACGGTTCAG CAAGGATGGAAAACTCCTGGTGTTTCTATCCTCAAAACGTGCAGTAGATAGTGGAGCGCATAATGCCACGGATTCACTGCATCGGATCAACTGGCCTTCTGACTGGAAAGCAGATCAACAACTCAGCGCGACCGATGTG GTTCCTGTTGTAATGTGCCCTCAAGATGGATGTTTTCCTGGGCTATACTGCTCATCCATGCTGTCTGATCCTTGGCTTTCTGATCATCGCACGATGGTATTGACATCTGCTTGGAGAAGCACTGAAGTGATACTGTCAATAGATGTGTTAAG TGGGGAAGTAACCAGGATAACTCCAGAAGACTCAGATCACTCATGGAGCGCCCTCGCAATAAGTGGCAACAATGTCCTCTCTG TGTCGAGTAGTCCCATCGACCCTCCTCAAATCAGGTATGGCCGTCGAGCATCAACAGAGGATCATGGTACACATGCATGGGTCTGGGACGAAGTTACGAGCCCGTTGACAGCAGCCAGTAACAAG GTTAAGGCTTTGCTATCTGGTCACAAATTGAGCATACTCAGAATCCCGGTCCCTAACCCCTCCGTTGAACTCTCTGACG GTGGTCAGCTTCCATTTGAGGCCATCTTTGTGTCCTGCGAGGATGGTTCACAGAAACCAACTGTTTTGATCCTTCATGGTGGCCCGCACTCGGCATCTGTATCAAGCTATTCAAAATCATCGGCGTTTCTCGCGTCACTCGGGTTTAACCTGCTTGTCGTAAATTATAG AGGTACGCTGGGTTATGGGGAGGAGGCTTTGCAGTCACTCCCTGGGAAGGTTGGATCACAG GATGTCAAAGATTGTCTTGCGGCGCTAGACCACACGATCAAGGAAGGACTGGTGGATGCATCCAAAGTAGCGGTTGTCGGGATCTCGCACGGTGGCTTCTTGACAACCCATTTAATTGGCCAG GCTCCCGAGAGGTTTGCCGCGGCGGCGGCTCGAAACCCTGTGTGTAACCTGTCACTGATGATTGGCACCACAGACATCCCAGATTGGTGCTACGCCGTGGCCTGCGGGGCTGAAGCGAGACGCCTTGCCTCTGAATCACCTCCACTTGACCATCTTCGAATCCTGCACCAGAAATCACCAATTGCCCACATTTCAAAA GTGAAAGCGCCTTTGCTTATGCTTCTCGGGGGAGCGGATCTTCGGGTGCCCGCTTCCAATGGCCTACAGGTGCGCGCATCCATAGCTTTTGACATG TACGCAAGGGCTCTGAGAGAAAGAGGAGTCgagatcaaaaccatcatgttccCAGAGGACACGCACGAAATCGATAT ACCGCGGTCGGACTTCGAGAGCTTCCTCAACATGGGAGTCTGGTTCAGGAAACATCTGAAGCAGATCTGA
- the LOC123404082 gene encoding acylamino-acid-releasing enzyme 2-like isoform X2: MDAMSSEEYASQSKLLQEFTNVPSIGSAWLFKTNNEDRSTAMFSISQPDLLANNKRKCILHSHIVTRATMPVECHWSPFPTEMTGVSVVVPSPSGSKLLVVRNGEKGSRTRLQILNQSHVQKEIHVDQSIHGPLYSDEWFQGISWNQEETFIAYIAEQTPQPKPAFDDIGYRRGGSSEEDCNSWRGQGDWEEDWGETYSRKGRPSLFVLDIASGEVRAARGITKSMSVGQVVWAPPSSRGRQNLLVFVGWLERNGFQSTARKLGIKYCSNRPCSLYAIHSPFEEEPNAEDTSVSGSKSSSASVATNLTPIISSAFFPRFSKDGKLLVFLSSKRAVDSGAHNATDSLHRINWPSDWKADQQLSATDVVPVVMCPQDGCFPGLYCSSMLSDPWLSDHRTMVLTSAWRSTEVILSIDVLSGEVTRITPEDSDHSWSALAISGNNVLSVSSSPIDPPQIRYGRRASTEDHGTHAWVWDEVTSPLTAASNKVKALLSGHKLSILRIPVPNPSVELSDGGQLPFEAIFVSCEDGSQKPTVLILHGGPHSASVSSYSKSSAFLASLGFNLLVVNYRGTLGYGEEALQSLPGKVGSQDVKDCLAALDHTIKEGLVDASKVAVVGISHGGFLTTHLIGQAPERFAAAAARNPVCNLSLMIGTTDIPDWCYAVACGAEARRLASESPPLDHLRILHQKSPIAHISKVKAPLLMLLGGADLRVPASNGLQYARALRERGVEIKTIMFPEDTHEIDIPRSDFESFLNMGVWFRKHLKQI; this comes from the exons ATGGATGCAATGTCATCTGAAGAATATGCTTCGCAGTCGAAGTTGCTGCAAGAATTCACCAATGTCCCTAGCATTGGAAGTGCCTGGCTTTTCAAGACAAACAATG AAGACAGATCCACAGCAATGTTTTCCATTAGCCAACCGGACCTGCTGGCGAACAACAAGAGGAAATGTATTTTGCATTCTCACATTGTGACACGTGCAACCATGCCTGTCGAGTGTCACTGGTCTCCTTTCCCTACTGAAATGACAGGAGTGTCGGTTGTCGTTCCATCCCCTTCGGGGTCGAAGCTTCTTGTGGTGCGGAATGGGGAGAAAGGTTCACGTACAAGACTTCAGATTCTTAATCAATCACATGTGCAGAAAGAGATACATGTTGATCAGTCTATCCATGGTCCACTTTATTCAGATGAGTG GTTTCAGGGGATTTCCTGGAACCAAGAAGAAACTTTCATAGCGTACATCGCTGAACAGACACCTCAACCAAAACCAGCTTTCGACGATATCGGGTATAGGAGAGGAGGCTCTTCTGAAGAAGACTGTAATAGCTGGAGGGGACAGGGGGATTGGGAAGAGGATTGGGGTGAAACTTACTCCAGAAAGGGGAGACCCTCACTGTTTGTTCTTGATATTGCCAG CGGAGAAGTACGTGCTGCTAGAGGCATTACAAAATCAATGAGTGTTGGTCAGGTTGTTTGGGCTCCGCCATCTTCAAGAGGCCGTCAAAATCTTTTGGTCTTTGTCGGATGGTTAGAACGCAACGGGTTTCAGAGCACCGCTAGAAAACTCGGCATCAAGTACTGTTCTAACAGGCCATGTTCTCTCTATGCGATTCATTCCCCTTTTGAAGAAGAACCAAATGCCGAAGACACGTCCGTTAG TggtagtaaatcatcatctgcttCAGTGGCAACTAACTTAACCCCAATCATAAGCAGCGCTTTCTTTCCACGGTTCAG CAAGGATGGAAAACTCCTGGTGTTTCTATCCTCAAAACGTGCAGTAGATAGTGGAGCGCATAATGCCACGGATTCACTGCATCGGATCAACTGGCCTTCTGACTGGAAAGCAGATCAACAACTCAGCGCGACCGATGTG GTTCCTGTTGTAATGTGCCCTCAAGATGGATGTTTTCCTGGGCTATACTGCTCATCCATGCTGTCTGATCCTTGGCTTTCTGATCATCGCACGATGGTATTGACATCTGCTTGGAGAAGCACTGAAGTGATACTGTCAATAGATGTGTTAAG TGGGGAAGTAACCAGGATAACTCCAGAAGACTCAGATCACTCATGGAGCGCCCTCGCAATAAGTGGCAACAATGTCCTCTCTG TGTCGAGTAGTCCCATCGACCCTCCTCAAATCAGGTATGGCCGTCGAGCATCAACAGAGGATCATGGTACACATGCATGGGTCTGGGACGAAGTTACGAGCCCGTTGACAGCAGCCAGTAACAAG GTTAAGGCTTTGCTATCTGGTCACAAATTGAGCATACTCAGAATCCCGGTCCCTAACCCCTCCGTTGAACTCTCTGACG GTGGTCAGCTTCCATTTGAGGCCATCTTTGTGTCCTGCGAGGATGGTTCACAGAAACCAACTGTTTTGATCCTTCATGGTGGCCCGCACTCGGCATCTGTATCAAGCTATTCAAAATCATCGGCGTTTCTCGCGTCACTCGGGTTTAACCTGCTTGTCGTAAATTATAG AGGTACGCTGGGTTATGGGGAGGAGGCTTTGCAGTCACTCCCTGGGAAGGTTGGATCACAG GATGTCAAAGATTGTCTTGCGGCGCTAGACCACACGATCAAGGAAGGACTGGTGGATGCATCCAAAGTAGCGGTTGTCGGGATCTCGCACGGTGGCTTCTTGACAACCCATTTAATTGGCCAG GCTCCCGAGAGGTTTGCCGCGGCGGCGGCTCGAAACCCTGTGTGTAACCTGTCACTGATGATTGGCACCACAGACATCCCAGATTGGTGCTACGCCGTGGCCTGCGGGGCTGAAGCGAGACGCCTTGCCTCTGAATCACCTCCACTTGACCATCTTCGAATCCTGCACCAGAAATCACCAATTGCCCACATTTCAAAA GTGAAAGCGCCTTTGCTTATGCTTCTCGGGGGAGCGGATCTTCGGGTGCCCGCTTCCAATGGCCTACAG TACGCAAGGGCTCTGAGAGAAAGAGGAGTCgagatcaaaaccatcatgttccCAGAGGACACGCACGAAATCGATAT ACCGCGGTCGGACTTCGAGAGCTTCCTCAACATGGGAGTCTGGTTCAGGAAACATCTGAAGCAGATCTGA